A single Hyperolius riggenbachi isolate aHypRig1 chromosome 12, aHypRig1.pri, whole genome shotgun sequence DNA region contains:
- the MRPL10 gene encoding large ribosomal subunit protein uL10m isoform X2, translating into MDRKSLRAAQCAFQQHGDEAWLPSVQWVRHGSKAVTRHKKAIHFERQKILALTEYIPPKPSSDTCRPPPPKSQNEKENLLEKFLCTQLEAVLQDSKMVAVIQRNAIREDDFVLLKHRLFKHDIHIKVFSHQIIRKVMDKSRLQALLPLFIGQTFLLVSSQTKVKEMLQALRSVPQIQLLGACIDDTLLSWQGVVNYSKLPNKETLQGQVVGTLSTLTSQTASLLTHHSARLCNMLEQHSKEEDKSA; encoded by the exons CATGGCTCCCGTCCGTGCAGTGGGTCCGCCATGGCTCCAAGGCTGTCACCCGTCACAAGAAGGCCATACACTTTGAAAGACAAAAGATTTTGGCGCTTACCGAGTACATTCCACCCAAACCGTCCAGTGACACCTGCCGACCACCTCCACCAAAAAGCCAAAATGAAAAG GAGAACCTCCTGGAGAAATTTCTGTGTACCCAACTGGAAGCAGTTCTACAAGATAGTAAAATGGTGGCTGTAATTCAGCGTAACGCAATAAGAGAAGATGACTTTGTACTTCTCAAACACAGACTGTTCAAGCATGACATCCATATCAAGGTTTTCTCTCACCAG ATCATTAGGAAAGTTATGGACAAGTCCCGCCTCCAGGCCCTGCTCCCGCTTTTTATTGGACAAACTTTTTTGCTAGTGAGTTCCCAGACAAAGGTGAAGGAGATGCTTCAGGCCTTACGCAGTGTGCCACAAATACAGCTTCTGG GTGCCTGCATTGATGACACACTGCTGAGCTGGCAAGGAGTTGTGAATTATTCCAAACTACCCAACAAGGAGACGCTGCAGGGTCAGGTGGTGGGCACACTGTCCACATTGACTTCACAAACGGCAAGCCTGCTGACACATCATTCTGCACGCCTGTGCAACATGTTAGAGCAACACAGCAAGGAGGAAGACAAGAGTGCTTGA
- the MRPL10 gene encoding large ribosomal subunit protein uL10m isoform X3: MAAMLTRTAVQKLAWLPSVQWVRHGSKAVTRHKKAIHFERQKILALTEYIPPKPSSDTCRPPPPKSQNEKENLLEKFLCTQLEAVLQDSKMVAVIQRNAIREDDFVLLKHRLFKHDIHIKVFSHQIIRKVMDKSRLQALLPLFIGQTFLLVSSQTKVKEMLQALRSVPQIQLLGACIDDTLLSWQGVVNYSKLPNKETLQGQVVGTLSTLTSQTASLLTHHSARLCNMLEQHSKEEDKSA, encoded by the exons CATGGCTCCCGTCCGTGCAGTGGGTCCGCCATGGCTCCAAGGCTGTCACCCGTCACAAGAAGGCCATACACTTTGAAAGACAAAAGATTTTGGCGCTTACCGAGTACATTCCACCCAAACCGTCCAGTGACACCTGCCGACCACCTCCACCAAAAAGCCAAAATGAAAAG GAGAACCTCCTGGAGAAATTTCTGTGTACCCAACTGGAAGCAGTTCTACAAGATAGTAAAATGGTGGCTGTAATTCAGCGTAACGCAATAAGAGAAGATGACTTTGTACTTCTCAAACACAGACTGTTCAAGCATGACATCCATATCAAGGTTTTCTCTCACCAG ATCATTAGGAAAGTTATGGACAAGTCCCGCCTCCAGGCCCTGCTCCCGCTTTTTATTGGACAAACTTTTTTGCTAGTGAGTTCCCAGACAAAGGTGAAGGAGATGCTTCAGGCCTTACGCAGTGTGCCACAAATACAGCTTCTGG GTGCCTGCATTGATGACACACTGCTGAGCTGGCAAGGAGTTGTGAATTATTCCAAACTACCCAACAAGGAGACGCTGCAGGGTCAGGTGGTGGGCACACTGTCCACATTGACTTCACAAACGGCAAGCCTGCTGACACATCATTCTGCACGCCTGTGCAACATGTTAGAGCAACACAGCAAGGAGGAAGACAAGAGTGCTTGA
- the MRPL10 gene encoding large ribosomal subunit protein uL10m isoform X4 — protein sequence MDRKSLRAAQSWLPSVQWVRHGSKAVTRHKKAIHFERQKILALTEYIPPKPSSDTCRPPPPKSQNEKENLLEKFLCTQLEAVLQDSKMVAVIQRNAIREDDFVLLKHRLFKHDIHIKVFSHQIIRKVMDKSRLQALLPLFIGQTFLLVSSQTKVKEMLQALRSVPQIQLLGACIDDTLLSWQGVVNYSKLPNKETLQGQVVGTLSTLTSQTASLLTHHSARLCNMLEQHSKEEDKSA from the exons CATGGCTCCCGTCCGTGCAGTGGGTCCGCCATGGCTCCAAGGCTGTCACCCGTCACAAGAAGGCCATACACTTTGAAAGACAAAAGATTTTGGCGCTTACCGAGTACATTCCACCCAAACCGTCCAGTGACACCTGCCGACCACCTCCACCAAAAAGCCAAAATGAAAAG GAGAACCTCCTGGAGAAATTTCTGTGTACCCAACTGGAAGCAGTTCTACAAGATAGTAAAATGGTGGCTGTAATTCAGCGTAACGCAATAAGAGAAGATGACTTTGTACTTCTCAAACACAGACTGTTCAAGCATGACATCCATATCAAGGTTTTCTCTCACCAG ATCATTAGGAAAGTTATGGACAAGTCCCGCCTCCAGGCCCTGCTCCCGCTTTTTATTGGACAAACTTTTTTGCTAGTGAGTTCCCAGACAAAGGTGAAGGAGATGCTTCAGGCCTTACGCAGTGTGCCACAAATACAGCTTCTGG GTGCCTGCATTGATGACACACTGCTGAGCTGGCAAGGAGTTGTGAATTATTCCAAACTACCCAACAAGGAGACGCTGCAGGGTCAGGTGGTGGGCACACTGTCCACATTGACTTCACAAACGGCAAGCCTGCTGACACATCATTCTGCACGCCTGTGCAACATGTTAGAGCAACACAGCAAGGAGGAAGACAAGAGTGCTTGA